The nucleotide window GCGGTGGCGAGCGCGGCGGGCACCGCTCCGGCGTCGGCCGCGTTGCCCACCAGCCGGGTCACCAGGTCGCCGGAGGAGAACCGGGCGCCGGAGGGGCCGGCGGCGAGCACCTGGCGCAGCAGCCGGTGGCGCAGCGACGCCGTGCCGCGCGCGGTCACCGTGGCGGTCAGCCAGTCCTCCGCCGTCTCCAGCAGCGCCGAGACGGCGATCAGCACGGCGCAGCCGGCCGTCCACGACAGCGTCCGGCCGCCGGCGGCGCGGCCGAGCAGCAGGTCGAGGGTGTGGCCGAGCACCAGCGGCAGGGCGAGGGTCGCGCCGGCCGCGGCGGTGGCCACCGCCCAGGCCACGGCGGTCCGTCCGGCGGTGTGCCGCAGCAGCCACCGCAGCGGTTCGGCGGGGGCGGCACTCGGCGTGGCGGTCACCGGCGTCAGCTCCGTACGGATCGGTCGGGTCGGTCGGATCGGGGACGTGAGAAGGGCAAGGCGGGCCCTCCCGGAGGAGGGCCCGCCTTCCAGGTCATACCCGGAGCGTGGTCACACGCAGAGGATGACGCTGCCCGCGCTCACGCACGACAGCAGGCTCACGGTGCTGGCGCCGCCGCCGTTGAGCTCTTCGGACTCCATGTTCTGCAGGTCGAGGAGTGCCATGGTGTTTCCTTTCATCGTGGGGACGGGATTTTCCTGCTACGGCTCCACCACGTGGTGGGGCCGGTCGGTGGGCCGCGGTGGCGGCGGGAGGAACGGCAGGTGGGCCCCGGTGTCGCCGAGGGCCGCGCCCAGGGCGAGCAGGACGCCCGCGGTTCCGGTGCCGAGGTCGGTCGACAGGCGCATCATCTGGTGGCCGGGGAAGGCGATGTGCCCCTGGTAGGACATCCGGTACCAGTCGAGCGCGCGGACCTGCGCGGCGAGGTCGCCGGGCGTGGCGCCCGGCGCGGTGGTGCGGTTCAGGTGGAGGACCATTCCGGCGCGGCCCTGGAAGAGGCCGGGCTGGGCGTAGAACCGGGAGCGGGCGGCGAGCAGGATGCCGTCCCGGGCGCGGGCGAACCCCTCGTCCTGACGCGCCGTCAGGTAGTCGTCGAGCACCAATCCGACACCCACGCTGCCGTCACCGAGGTACGGCATGGTGCGCCAGCCCTCGTCCACCTCCACGGCGCCGGTGTCCCGGGTGACGCAGCGGGCCAGGTCGGCGCGGAGCGCGTGGGCGGCGAGGTCGAGCAGGGCGGGGTCGCCGGTGCGTTGGTGCAGGCGGAGGAAGAGCAGGGCGGGGCCGGTGACGCCGCGCATCAGTCCGGCGCGGCGGGCGGCGCGTTTGCCGGCCGGGACGTCGCCGGTGACCTCGGGGTCGGTGGTGATCCGGTCCGCGATGGTCTGGGCGGCCTCCATGGCCCGGGTGCGCAGTTCGGTCTCGCCGGTGGTGTGGGCCAGGTGGTCCAGGACGAGGCCGAGGCCGGCGAGTCCGCCGTGCAGATCGGAGCCGAGGCGCTGCCACTTCTCGCCGAGCACGGTCTCGGTCAGGTCGAGGGCGCGTTGCCGGTGGCCGAGGCGGTCGAGGAGGTAGGCGACGCCGGCCAGTCCGTCGTAGAGGCCGAGCGGGGTGCCGGGCGGCACCGGGTCGGTATGGCGCAGCAGCCATTCCTCGCCGTCCGGGTACCGGGGTGCCCCGCTGGCGTCGAGCGCGTAGAGCACTCCGGCGGCGCCGTACGCCAGCCCGAGGCCGCCGCCGTCGGAGAACTGGGCGATGTCGCCGGGGAAGAGCCGGTCGTCACGGCCGGGCGTGGCGGCGGCCAGGATGCCGGCCACCATGGAGTCCCGGCCGGCCGGCCACGCCTGCGGGGTGGCCGGGATCGCGGGCGCCGCCGGGGCCGGGACGAACGCCGCGCCCTCGGCCGGACCGCGGGTGATCTCCCGTACCGCCTCGTCCAGGAAGGCGGCCGGCACCGCCGGGAACTGGCCGGCGATCACCTCCGCGAGGTGGGCCGCCTTGCCCCGGTCGACCACCAGCAAGGTGGTGATCGGCAGGAAGAGGGCGAGCCGCAGACACGCCAGGGCGTAGCGGTCGACGTCGGCGCCGGTGCGGTCCGGCGGCGCGAAGAAGCCGGGATGGGCCACCACCTGCCGGCCGCGGTCGGCGGCGGGCGCGGCGGCCTCGAAGTCCAGCAGGGCGACCGAGGACTCGTCCGGGCCGACCATGATGTTGAACATGTGCAGGTCGTTGAAGACCAGCCCGCGGCCGTGCACCGCGGCCACCGCCTCCTCCACCGCCCGGTGGATGCGCAGCGCCCACTCGGTGTAGGCGGCCACCGCGTCCGGGTCCGGGTCGGCGGCCAGCAGCGGATGGCGTTCGGCGAAGAACGAGTTGAGGGTGCGCCCCTCCAGGAAGTCCATCACCAGGAAGCGGTGGTCGCCGAGGGTGAACCAGTCGCGTACCTCGGGGGCGACACCGAGCCCGGCGAGCCGGTCGAGGGCGGCCTTCTCCCGTTCCAGCCGGGTGACCGCGTCGGCGCCGTCGGCGGCGAGCCCGGCGTACGGGCGGCCCTCCTTGAGCACCACCTTGCGGCCGTCGCGGGTGTCGGTGCCCTGGTAGACGCCGCCGCCGTTGGAGAAGTGGAGCGCCTTCTCGATGCGGTACGGCAGGTCGCCCACGGTGGTGGCGTTGCGGGCGGCGAGCTGCGGGGCGAGGAAGTCGGGCAGGGTGACCCACGGCGGGGTGCGGAACGCCGGGTCGCGCGGGTCGGGCACCAGCCGGCCCTGGTCGTCCTCGATGGCGGGCACCAGCTTGCCGCGCTCGTTCACGCAGAAGCGGCGGGCGAAGGCGCCGTACCGCACGTACAGCGGGCCGTCCATCCAGCGCAGGTCGGTGAGGATGTAGGGGCCGGGCTGCCCGTCGAGCAGAGCGCCCAGTTCCCGCAGCACGGTGTGGAGTTGCTCCTCGTCGCGCGGGTAGACGGTGACGAACTTGCCGCTGCCGTCGCGTCCGGCGTACTTGTTGTTGCGCAGGTGCAGCAGGTGCGGCGCGGGAACGAACTTGAACGGCAGCGCCCTGGGCACGCAGTAGTCCCACACCTGGGCGGCGACCTTGTCGGCGTTCTCCCGGGTGGCCGAGACGTGGATCTTCCAGCCTTGCAGCGGTTGTCCCGGCAGCGGGTTGCCTTCGGCGTCCACCGGGTTGAGGTGGAGCCAGTCGCCGCTGCGGGCGGAGCGCCATCCGGCGGGGACCTCACGCCGTGCGGTGTCGAACTCCTGGGTCTCGCCGCCGCCCAGGCCGGCGATGCGGTCGGGCGTCTCGTAGAAGTGCCGGTCGGCGAGGCTGTAGACCTCGTACCGCTGATCCATCGGATGTCCCCCTCGGCAGCGCGTGGCTCAGAGATTTCCACGCGGCCCCCGAGGGGGAACAGTCATGACTGTCACGATGCGGCCGTGACGAACGCACGAGTTCGGCCGAGGGCACGGTTCCGTACCGACGGAGCGTCAGAGGCCGGGCCCGCCAGGCCCGTCCACAGCACGAACCCCCACCCGCTCCGGCCGCACGACAGCGCGCCCACCGCCACCACGGGCGGCTTCGCCGCACCCCGCCCCGCACCGAAGCCGACCCGTCCGCCGACGGCCCCGGCACGCCGGTGGCCCCACCGGCGGAGCCGACCCGCCCGACGCCGGAGGCGGCCCGCAGCACGAGGTGCCCAACCACCACAGCACCGCCCGCCGACGGCCCCGGCACGCCGGTGGCCCCACCGGCGGAGCCGCCCCGCCCCACGGCACGGCCGCCACGGCCCCGGGCGGGGCGGCTCCCGCTACTCCTCCGGAGGGAAAACCGGCTCGCCCGTCTCCGCCCGGGTGAGCCGGATCGCTTCCACCGGGCAGTGTTCGGCGGCGGTCAGGACGTCGGGGGCGGGGTCGGTGTGGGGGGGTCAGGGGGTGGGAGCGGCGGGTGGGGTCGAGGGCGAAGACGTGGGGGGCGTGGCCGGCGCACATGCCGGAGCCGACGCAGACGGCGGTGTCGACCTCGACCCGCCAGCGTCCGGCGGTCACGCGGCGCCCTCCCCGGCCGGCAGGTGGATCATCTTGTGCTCCAGGTATTCGGCGAACCCCTCGGGGCCGAACTCCCGTCCCAGGCCGGAGTTCTTGAAGCCGCCGAAGGGGCCGAGCATGTCGAGGCTGAAGGTGTTCACCGAGTAGGTGCCGGTACGGATCCGGCGGGCGATCTCGACGCCGCGTTCCACGTCGGCGGTCCACACGCTGCCGGAGAGCCCGTAGTCGGAGTCGTCGGCGATGCGGACCGCCTCCTCCTCGTCCTCGTAGGGCACCAGGCAGACGACCGGGCCGAAGATCTCCTCGCGGGCGACGCGCATGGTGTTGGCCACGTCGCCGAAGAGGGTCGGCTCGACGTACCAGCCCTTGGGCAGGCCGGCCGGGCGTCCGCCGCCGGTCAGGACGGTGGCGCCCTCGCGTCGGCCGAGTTCGACGTAGTCGAGGGAGCGCCGCTGCTGGCGGCGGGCGACCAGCGGGCCGACCTGGGTGGCCGGGTCCAGCGGGTCGCCGACCACCAGCGCGCGGGCGGCGGCCGTGAGGCGGTCGGCGATCTCGGCGTAGTGGCGGCGCGGCGCGAGGATGCGGGTCTGCGCGACGCACGCCTGGCCGTTGTTCATCCAGGCGTTGGGGACGATGCCGGCCACCGCGGCGTCCAGGTCGGCGTCGGGGAGGACGATCGCGGCGGACTTGCCGCCGAGTTCCAGCGTGACCCGGGTCAGGTTGCGGGCGGCGACCTCCATGACGCGTTTGCCGGTGGCGACCGAGCCGGTGAAGGAGACCTTGTCGACGCCGGGGTGGCCGACCAGGTACTCGCTGGTCTCCCGCCCGGCCGGCAGCACCGAGAGCACCCCGGGCGGCAGCCCGGCCTCGGCGGCGATCCCGGCCAGCAGATACGCGTCGAGCGGGGTCTCCGGGGAGGGCTTGAGGATCACCGGACAGCCGGCCAGCAGCGCGGGCGCGAGCTTGGCGGCGGCCACGAACTGCGGGACGTTCCACGGCACCACCGCGGCCACCACGCCCACCGGCTCCCGGCGCACCAGCAGCGGCCCGAGCACCCCGGCCCTCGGTTCCTCGGCCACGAAGTCGCGGGCCACGGTGAGCGCCGCGTCCCACACCAGCACCGCGCCGAGCGCCTGCGCGAAGACCCCCCAGCCGTACGGGGAGCCGTTCTCCGTGCTGATCAGCCGGGCGACCTCCTCGTGGCGCGCGGCGAGGGCGTCCTTGATCCGGGTCACCACCGCGATCCGCTCGCCGATCGGGGTACGCGGCCAGGGCCCGTGGTCGAACGCCTCGCGGGCGGCGGCCACCGCCCGGTCGACGTCGGCCGGGCAGGCCGCGGGGACCCGTCCGACGGCCTCCTCGGTGTGCGGCGAGATCACCTCGATCACCTCGCCGCCCGCGGGGTCGGTCAGCTCCCCGCCGATGTAGAGCTGCTTGTACTCCATGACGGCCGCTTCGGTCATCGCCCCTCCGCCTCACCAAAGTTTCTGACGACTAGT belongs to Streptantibioticus cattleyicolor NRRL 8057 = DSM 46488 and includes:
- a CDS encoding SapB/AmfS family lanthipeptide, whose amino-acid sequence is MALLDLQNMESEELNGGGASTVSLLSCVSAGSVILCV
- the lanKC gene encoding class III lanthionine synthetase LanKC, encoding MDQRYEVYSLADRHFYETPDRIAGLGGGETQEFDTARREVPAGWRSARSGDWLHLNPVDAEGNPLPGQPLQGWKIHVSATRENADKVAAQVWDYCVPRALPFKFVPAPHLLHLRNNKYAGRDGSGKFVTVYPRDEEQLHTVLRELGALLDGQPGPYILTDLRWMDGPLYVRYGAFARRFCVNERGKLVPAIEDDQGRLVPDPRDPAFRTPPWVTLPDFLAPQLAARNATTVGDLPYRIEKALHFSNGGGVYQGTDTRDGRKVVLKEGRPYAGLAADGADAVTRLEREKAALDRLAGLGVAPEVRDWFTLGDHRFLVMDFLEGRTLNSFFAERHPLLAADPDPDAVAAYTEWALRIHRAVEEAVAAVHGRGLVFNDLHMFNIMVGPDESSVALLDFEAAAPAADRGRQVVAHPGFFAPPDRTGADVDRYALACLRLALFLPITTLLVVDRGKAAHLAEVIAGQFPAVPAAFLDEAVREITRGPAEGAAFVPAPAAPAIPATPQAWPAGRDSMVAGILAAATPGRDDRLFPGDIAQFSDGGGLGLAYGAAGVLYALDASGAPRYPDGEEWLLRHTDPVPPGTPLGLYDGLAGVAYLLDRLGHRQRALDLTETVLGEKWQRLGSDLHGGLAGLGLVLDHLAHTTGETELRTRAMEAAQTIADRITTDPEVTGDVPAGKRAARRAGLMRGVTGPALLFLRLHQRTGDPALLDLAAHALRADLARCVTRDTGAVEVDEGWRTMPYLGDGSVGVGLVLDDYLTARQDEGFARARDGILLAARSRFYAQPGLFQGRAGMVLHLNRTTAPGATPGDLAAQVRALDWYRMSYQGHIAFPGHQMMRLSTDLGTGTAGVLLALGAALGDTGAHLPFLPPPPRPTDRPHHVVEP
- a CDS encoding aldehyde dehydrogenase, yielding MTEAAVMEYKQLYIGGELTDPAGGEVIEVISPHTEEAVGRVPAACPADVDRAVAAAREAFDHGPWPRTPIGERIAVVTRIKDALAARHEEVARLISTENGSPYGWGVFAQALGAVLVWDAALTVARDFVAEEPRAGVLGPLLVRREPVGVVAAVVPWNVPQFVAAAKLAPALLAGCPVILKPSPETPLDAYLLAGIAAEAGLPPGVLSVLPAGRETSEYLVGHPGVDKVSFTGSVATGKRVMEVAARNLTRVTLELGGKSAAIVLPDADLDAAVAGIVPNAWMNNGQACVAQTRILAPRRHYAEIADRLTAAARALVVGDPLDPATQVGPLVARRQQRRSLDYVELGRREGATVLTGGGRPAGLPKGWYVEPTLFGDVANTMRVAREEIFGPVVCLVPYEDEEEAVRIADDSDYGLSGSVWTADVERGVEIARRIRTGTYSVNTFSLDMLGPFGGFKNSGLGREFGPEGFAEYLEHKMIHLPAGEGAA